From a region of the Odontesthes bonariensis isolate fOdoBon6 chromosome 4, fOdoBon6.hap1, whole genome shotgun sequence genome:
- the timm10 gene encoding mitochondrial import inner membrane translocase subunit Tim10, translated as MDPMKAQQLAAELEVEMMADMYNRMTNACHRKCVPPHYHEAELTKGESVCLDRCVAKYLDLHERLGRKLTELSVQDEEVMRNAAVGSG; from the exons ATGGATCCCATGAAGGCGCAGCAGCTGGCGGCGgagctggaggtggagatgATGGCTGACATGTACAACCG AATGACCAACGCCTGCCACAGGAAGTGCGTCCCACCACATTACCACGAGGCAGAGCTGACGAAGGGCGAGTCGGTGTGCTTGGACCGCTGCGTGGCCAAATACCTGGACCTTCACGAGAGGCTGGGACGCAAGCTCACAGAGCTCTCCGTCCAGGATGAGGAAGTGATGAGGAATGCAGCTGTTGGGAGCGGATAG
- the unc93b1 gene encoding protein unc-93 homolog B1 has translation MEAMQREEGIGEADALLPPPNGGLNELLNVDQEDNMQGQMDEFLGPQTQYNEEEEERKYYRRKRLGVIKNVLAASFGAMIVYSVYMGLLQMQLILHYDMTYREVKYSNLGLEDIDRKMLMGINVTPIIGLLYTPILIRFLGTKWMMFLASGIYALFVSTNYWERYYTLVPSAVAIGVAIVPLWASLGNYITRMAQQYYEYVHYREEHVQEQKKLPKGACHSYIIVFQAIFNVIFNLSFVFAEFPMRLVLNKHLHDNEHILHNVKNCGAAITGVIPGFNTTVLINLPRSMMLIQVESVLMGFAFLSMIIFLVLCGPAYRPTEEIDLRSIGWGNIFQLPFKHLRDYRLRLLCPFFVYSGLEVLFVISGFSLSYGVCILGLKKLWLLIAVYGLSCSIFSSLSLCLLRFPRWVCLMGGAAVHFVLLITLMVLSVEPNKPQYLGPLLVISALWGLGTALNKTGCSILVGLLYAEEKERLDFVYAIYHWWQAIAIFIVYLWSHLPMRAKLSILLATLLLACYCYWMMERRIAGKVPHRLPRIPRPRHKVKGYRYLEEDNSDESDSERSEEDDKDAERNEEDDEHVVEEMGAEDGEERGQDAGAAEADSPRVWRRGAKGQQHGWEDADVKQGEEY, from the exons ATGGAGGCAATGCAGAGAGAAGAAGGGATCGGTGAGGCCGATGCGCTTCTACCACCTCCTAATGGCGGCTTGAACGAACTGCTAAATGTGGACCAAGAGGACAACATGCAGGGCCAG aTGGATGAGTTTTTGGGCCCGCAGACGCAGTacaatgaggaggaggaggagaggaagtaCTACAGAAGAAAGAGGCTGGGAGTCATCAAGAATGTTCTTGCAGCCAGTTTTGGAGCCATGATCGTGTACAGTGTTTACATGG GCCTCTTGCAGATGCAGCTGATCCTCCATTATGATATGACCTACCGTGAGGTGAAGTACAGCAACCTTGGCCTGGAAGACATTGACCGGAAGATGTTGATGGGCATCAACGTCACACCGATCATCGGGCTCCTGTACACGCCCATACTGATCAG GTTTCTTGGTACGAAGTGGATGATGTTCCTGGCCTCGGGAATCTACGCACTCTTTGTCTCCACCAATTACTGGGAGCGTTACTACACATTGGTTCCATCAGCTGTAGCCATCGGCGTCGCCATCGTGCCGCTCTGGGCCTCCTTGGGAAATTATATCACAAG GATGGCGCAGCAGTATTATGAGTACGTCCACTACAGGGAAGAGCACGTTCAGGAGCAGAAGAAGCTCCCAAAGGGGGCTTGCCACAGTTACATCATTGTTTTCCAGGCAATCTTCAACGTCATCTTCAAT CTGAGTTTTGTCTTTGCTGAGTTCCCCATGCGTCTCGTCCTCAACAAGCACCTGCATGACAACGAGCACATCCTCCACAATGTGAAAAACTGCG GTGCAGCAATCACTGGAGTGATCCCCGGCTTCAACACCACTGTGCTGATCAACCTGCCCCGCTCCATGATGCTCATCCAGGTGGAGAGCGTCCTCATGGGCTTCGCTTTTCTCTCCATGATCATC TTCCTTGTGCTGTGTGGCCCCGCCTACCGCCCAACAGAGGAGATTGACCTTCGCAGCATCGGCTGGGGAAACATCTTCCAGCTGCCTTTCAAACACCTGAGGGACTACCGCCTACGGCTGCTCTGCCCCTTTTTCGTCTACAGTGGACTGGAAGTGCTGTTTGTCATCAGTGGATTTTCCCTG TCTTATGGTGTCTGCATTCTGGGCCTGAAAAAACTGTGGCTCCTGATCGCCGTCTACGGCCTCTCCTGCTCCATATtttcctccctctctctttGCCTCTTGCGCTTCCCTCGCTGGGTGTGTCTGATGGGTGGTGCTGCGGTGCAttttgtgctgctgatcactCTCATGGTGCTGTCTGTAGAACCTAATAAGCCTCAGTACCTGGGCCCCCTGCTGGTGATCTCTGCGCTGTGGGGACTTGGCACTGCCCTGAACAAGACGGGCTGCAGCA ttCTTGTTGGTTTGCTGTACGCCGAGGAAAAAGAACGCCTGGACTTTGTATACGCCATCTATCACTGGTGGCAGGCCATCGCCATCTTTATAGTTTACCTCTGGTCCCACCTGCCAATGAGG GCCAAACTCTCCATCCTGCTCGCCACCTTGTTGCTTGCCTGCTACTGTTATTGGATGATGGAGCGTCGCATTGCCGGGAAAGTGCCGCACAGACTGCCTCGCATACCGCGCCCACGGCACAAG gTTAAAGGCTACCGCTACCTGGAAGAGGACAACTCGGATGAGTCTGATTCAGAACGGAGCGAGGAGGATGATAAAGACGCCGAGAGGAATGAGGAGGACGATGAGCATGTTGTGGAGGAGATGGGAGCAGAGGACGGGGAGGAAAGGGGCCAAGACGCTGGGGCCGCGGAAGCCGACTCACCCAGAGTCTGGAGGAGAGGAGCCAAGGGTCAGCAGCACGGATGGGAGGACGCTGATGTGAAGCAGGGGGAGGAATATTAA
- the LOC142379337 gene encoding uncharacterized protein LOC142379337, translating into MQDTDEALSVLTSVKQGCSNQKAPQTVCRDAPFPPSSVHSVQKPETQNRQPVVSTSPKTPSSDPDQSDEPESAAPPPPQGCVETDEQIERLLEDIMMGLNILPNMDDNCKKSQLNHDGAPAFCHVPGTEGGVEQNHMHAGVGAAGCVFYQDLGTRSTHSSAETGILCCFGAQSQPSCPGLPAAQPDLLIPQHRSKFESSVGSTGQSEAMSFQDVLSSKSENSLGLVPTPKESAVPLPSLQQPSSQEDPTVLDFLPLLRGSEMHSEQTLSSSCIDDLRLPGRLSPLEPRTSAAPDEPLPNSSANPEGEPQRQPLLHRRPWLTETPGSLQFPLRAIAADKSASPPQDPNDSVHSSHDFEKEKETEKETELSAELKSEPNKMKESLKCTQHDATEDAEAPKRRRRRCRGLASKKSEVSDGTKTFSFVSLSSKKMLVKERETTSTPSNKFCTRLRKLKEAPAVSEKTRGPEALSAGQTRIRTRGFVKKSQENAGNTIPEMSRVLIPVIHRAVVVDEQGRSLPRRKRGRPCKMKLEESLSGNLPIITENKSHDEAGEQQADKDAPQVEKDEKTKKRGRKRRMNPTEAAAVPQKKSTSDECSVKAEGDDKVKKVDAPERSWMVTLKEFQKLIKRQHSKTKKSKESQDVCQPVREEKAKGGDTLDGSANEADMDIKDQVPLNVSVDENHNQLSNAAAAQRSRTHHDDTNGSTGLFGHPVSSSGVLEEEQPLKNPDEGTFCSSGGSDATQFASSDEDAPHSDSRVPPQNKTANSSPDIPKKLGPPASLADEISVSSDGSQEEEEEEEVDVLLYSPEKGPLNTGCEDGPSNMVLISDEEEEEDVNEIDVTGDEGE; encoded by the exons GGTTGCTCCAACCAGAAAGCTCCTCAGACAGTCTGCAGAGACGCCCCGTTTCCTCCCTCTTCTGTCCACTCAGTTCAGAAACCAGAGACCCAGAACCGTCAACCTGTTGTCTCTACTTCCCCCAAAACGCCAAGCTCGGACCCCGACCAGAGCGACGAGCCGGAGTCGGCGGCGCCCCCTCCGCCTCAGGGCTGTGTGGAGACTGACGAGCAGATCGAGAGGCTGTTGGAGGACATCATGATGGGCCTGAATATTCTGCCCAACATGGATGATAACTGCAAGAAGTCGCAGCTGAACCACGACGGAGCGCCGGCCTTCTGCCACGTCCCAGGCACAGAGGGCGGTGTGGAGCAGAACCACATGCACGCTGGGGTCGGAGCAGCTGGGTGTGTGTTCTACCAGGATCTGGGAACACGGAGCACACACTCGTCAGCAGAAACGG GTATCCTTTGTTGTTTTGGAGCTCAGAGCCAGCCGAGCTGCCCAGGCCTTCCAGCCGCACAGCCGGATCTTCTGATACCGCAGCACCGCTCTAAGTTTGAATCATCAGTCGGATCAACGGGGCAAAGTGAAGCCATGAGCTTCCAGGATGTGCTTTCATCCAAAAGTGAAAATTCCCTTGGTCTTGTACCCACCCCGAAAGAATCCGCCGTGCCTTTACCTTCTTTACAGCAGCCTTCCTCCCAGGAGGATCCGACCGTTCTGGATTTTTTACCTCTTTTGCGTGGAAGTGAAATGCACTCTGAGCAGACTCTTTCCTCATCTTGCATAGATGACTTGAGGCTTCCTGGGCGTCTCTCTCCATTAGAGCCACGTACCTCTGCAGCACCAGATGAGCCTCTCCCCAACAGCTCAGCCAACCCTGAAGGTGAGCCGCAGAGGCAGCCGCTGCTGCACAGGCGACCGTGGCTCACAGAAACCCCCGGGTCTCTGCAGTTTCCTCTCAGGGCTATCGCAGCGGACAAAAGTGCATCTCCACCACAGGATCCAAACGACAGCGTTCACTCGAGTCACGACTTCGAAAAGGAGAAAGAGACGGAGAAAGAGACGGAACTATCAGCAGAACTTAAATCTGAGCCCAACAAGATGAAGGAAAGTTTAAAGTGCACCCAGCATGACGCCACAGAGGATGCCGAAGCACCTAAACGGAGGAGGAGAAGGTGCAGAGGTCTGGCTTCCAAAAAGTCGGAAGTCAGTGATGGAACCAAGACCTTTAGTTTCGTGAGTTTGTCGAGTAAGAAAATGCTGGTGAAGGAAAGGGAGACGACGAGCACCCCTTCCAACAAGTTCTGCACCCGTTTAAGGAAACTAAAAGAAGCCCCAGCTGTGAGTGAGAAAACCAGAGGGCCCGAGGCTCTCAGTGCCGGGCAGACTCGGATCAGAACCAGGGGCTTTGTGAAGAAATCTCAAGAGAATGCAGGTAACACAATCCCAGAAATGTCTCGGGTTTTAATACCAGTCATTCACAGAGCTGTAGTAGTGGATGAACAAGGACGCTCGCTGCCGAGGCGTAAACGTGGAAGGCCGTGTAAGATGAAGCTGGAGGAGAGCCTTTCAGGTAACCTTCCCATCATCACTGAAAACAAGAGCCACGACGAGGCCGGTGAGCAGCAAGCAGACAAGGACGCTCCACAGGTGGAAAAGGACGAAAAAACCAAGAAAAGGGGCAGAAAACGGAGGATGAACCcaacagaagcagcagcagttcCCCAGAAGAAGAGCACAAGTGACGAATGCTCTGTGAAGGCTGAGGGAGACGATAAGGTGAAAAAGGTCGACGCACCTGAACGCTCGTGGATGGTCACTCTGAAGGAGTTTCAAAAGCTTATAAAGCGGCAGcactcaaaaacaaagaaatcaaaAGAAAGCCAGGACGTCTGTCAACCTGTAAGAGAGGAAAAGGCAAAGGGAGGGGACACGCTGGATGGATCAGCCAATGAGGCGGACATGGACATTAAAGATCAGGTGCCTCTGAACGTCTCCGTCGATGAAAATCACAACCAGCTTTCCAACGCCGCAGCTGCTCAGCGTAGCAGAACCCATCACGATGACACAAACGGCTCTACTGGTTTGTTTGGTCACCCGGTGTCGTCCTCTGGTGTCCTGGAGGAAGAGCAACCACTGAAGAACCCCGATGAAG GAACGTTCTGCAGCTCAGGAGGATCGGATGCAACGCAGTTTGCCAGCAGCGACGAAGACGCACCTCACAGCGACTCCCGCGTGCCTCCACAAAACAAGACGGCAAACTCTTCCCCCGACATCCCGAAGAAACTGGGTCCACCGGCTTCACTGGCTGATGAGATCAGCGTGAGCTCAGACGGCagtcaagaagaagaagaggaagaggaggtggaTGTGCTGCTTTACTCCCCAGAGAAAGGACCCCTGAACACAGGGTGTGAAGATGGACCCAGCAACATGGTCCTAATatcagatgaagaagaagaggaggatgtGAATGAGATTGATGTGACTGGAGATGAAGGAGAGTAA